A single Zootoca vivipara chromosome 1, rZooViv1.1, whole genome shotgun sequence DNA region contains:
- the LOC118085760 gene encoding golgin subfamily B member 1 isoform X2, whose product MLKWGSGDVSATKSGAHGPLQAANMSVTDLTEQLVQNEQLVAQLKELVRDKDNELCLKEQQLKAQKEASEAKISKLKLQNKAKVTSLTAQLEELKNQLSGDETQEGNSEQKRAASRGKILVLKKKVEELEAKNAQKNEALQKKIDELDAAHQRGAEMDAMLAEKQKKLMEKEAFIIDLQLACGSTDAKEVLIQNSELKNQLSTKEASLQSMKLMVQNLIKKVEDNEQRCSCLLEQNENLKSIQIKEREHFQEREAMYTQNIHVFQNMILEKEKELMGVAQKHEQELFKLVAKSDASADLEQLLKALKQKLHEKEEVLQGRTQVIFMLQKELDGKDKQLKEINEYLNHLQLEKNNLQSKLDAEKHIMRAQLRDMMEKHEIELRKVREKYDADMQEIREKHETELQEKDQTLIQLQKQLEQLSSSDKSNLDVVMKQTLENLEARVKLKSEEASKSEAKFLKMKALYKSRITKLEDELKNATSTNKSVTALHDRISELEQEKEELQSTLQAFSELKAQNEQLLDKLEVYEQQQQKLQADLEQVTKRAASQASESDSVDELQTQLLEWQEIVTESEDAHNQIREEKSAMALRMSQIEEEREGLIEDDWFFPGCSDPAIVSGQQELEEELAAGQGIGRMQPEGRMTAQSSRKLQDDYGFDGKHCYEELNITMDSTDSAEGENMGGLRTVVEELELERNQLQEQILFLEERCRDLEDRLQLQSRLEALQVTFGVEEEGQLLRAVQNENDRLQSQLTQLRNQQARDAEKHQVLVSSLNEQLKGLNERNGLLETLLGEKEQKLSSTNEKLEQAEDMRKSIHERDLLNKELSEKLLQREQKLEDVLKKCSAYGEECAEQKAVITVLTEKITAFQEKTMKQDAAIELMQLDLEQTNEELDRLNTSHLEERSQLIHDLQRREREFDNLREVLAEKDKEISSITSNINVYSEQINILKCQIKCKEDEMRDMEEALSKAERGAQLLTDVQTEDVNNAGRKLSELSEQLSAIKSELAEVKIENMTKTKENEEFVRQIKETSQTVKDLHSAIKTRDVTYNNKLMECESQIKLLKEQISKSAKKLQETEIKCKEETDHLKSQIDEHISAKEKLNKLLKEKENKEQSFMSEMKSVKDSHNQLTLENAKKDEDLANLSRQLAEHTEHLEIVKKSLQEKAEIIICLKDKLKVAEQQNEKEKLKLVGELNTKEMQWRDVNNELHEKHEIINKMETERQTAIMTNKQLQAALEQKEKDFADQLKASENLRNEIHTLEKEKQQLISENESLSKLLDVKECELLMRAQSMAELESKMCANATEHQKMLSEVSHDKETLRRKVEELSGLVKQKENSIAEQLLGKEKQCGILADELSRSREITKELEKENQSYITQLKDEQQNKALLLSEYDKVVQQLSQEEEKTSSLQIQVKDLEKELKIKSRSIEEKTEHGDALLKQVKEKQAIVTVLEKEVEKLKCDNIKLSQQLEEKDYTLLLKGVEFEDLCRQISQKTEECTILNDQLALLVKEVDVLKHEKDSALAVCSAKSNECDAFQHQLTQHQSEIVSTKHEAHMLKLENEKLKADIEIASATLMKNCEGLVPLSAQLSQKTNNILVFMDQIDTLVSEMKTLKSSFCDKEALLSQREVLIQEMKENKDVGEKHNLQIISDLQSQVQVLDSEVSQLTQEVQEKENKLKKQDQELKLLKSKSDESNFLRVQLSENMEIISDLQSQLKNMIENNEVLNKSITEKNNFLKQKEKECVNLQTCISETSSVQHKLVQSLTSEAERLKAIILEKELAVNNISVINNELKAELQDKKNECETLKKQATNAEESNICLKKEISDQNKLINDISQVLAEKEASVLDPTNLVKTLRGELKINEEMSQLISQLHSQRNELNQENQKLKELAEEKENIFLTLQGKFDALYEQKNELSASLTKKEEIITGFLKDIGVQLAESNVQALTNDTELLRGELEKSAATIKKLLQEKDGSIASSQMKIDTLIVEIESAKSEHHKALEQVELWKQNIQERERALQVVQEKCTEQANHIEYLKSEVIEKLQQQIDSLINDKAILQENFDKLNLENKNLLKYQKNLEKKSKELKELHEKLEASENELQMHQDAVALQLANKKEQMQLQVSTKSEEVDELKFKVEKLEQNLLESENRWVAELARATQQNNVNLEQLSNLERNLKSKEDQIQSLHQEQDIIQTELSKHLSALSGSKYFLKDSDSDAGQQVAKTVLEKFSTVIDTIISKEAEAMALQQTILEREEEVHHLNNQLESMLSLKEEKELMQNDFKKAKAADQSEIEYLLNELSTAKDELCRQQSVCEEKDIALSNMRKDVVFLHEKIDKLEKELESSCKTLNSECQKAAKLLEEIEHKNQIIENFSSQTNQQKDLITSLSQQLKEKDCSVTQVMESMSNEMVKFSEEKNVLAIELQQLEAIRKSMTEEVSTLSQQVEEYKKELELSQVVLTNKEATIKDLVSEKAQLNITLEKINKEKENLKKKLQASLLVRKDLIQKNEKLNKKTEYFREQINDLVKQVENTEAHNKDLESQLEGLKTQLLEKDVKINDTSQTLSAKAEHLEQLEKAVTEFKATIAEQKSMSDKNLIYLQEKDCLLAQMQSVLNEREKIHREERSQLFLTIENLKGEIAKRDETFEKTNGSEATLNTESSCSNNTHQPNEINPVTELQKDKEILQKKLKALLVVRKESTKQIQKQKEEHAKLLRDFNELTKDFELIKKEKKALQEIHQRKCEEVDSNLLLLYSLQKRLDTDTSLRHSENAQQKTLESGELNVKGDVRVGKSGKMVSMMTMEESEMAKLHDNYARLMEEKEKLKEELKEKSLELGSVQQEAVKLKISVEQQEQQYKQERDNMLIEQGLLKQQLESHKNELQAVKTMVETMNNEKSKLHKQHEDHLSSLKETDKHPSEENKQLLMEFNMLREKVLPVSSAYKNVAGVREDTKTVWPHSDNVPENSVQGPDFCSSLDDVTYTERELLDVTNTGIKTSTERIGDQDPLPTEMSREQIEENVNGRSYQPQLQKYDAEEKNRERLQRKLQAALISRKEALKENKTLKDQMELLVLENKELISKVHTYGQLMSELDREKQNLSTALYKEETLVAENARLLIENENLTAACESLKSTMQTIGQEKEAFSFQLNSLKDSQTVELTGWKAKHSELKQEYESLLQAYENISSKIAEMRHIIDVTRKEKQEALHRVNERESDTHKLKELLQKAADESVQVKEQLKQLTESKQKEISELKIAAEKQASEHKLCLEDYQRKIDESVLQSKQLMEENKQLKEVSEILKQTLEKTEKENEELSKDFSLTKSALRDLQTRLELNKSDVQSKISDSLCERESLLKHIHLLNEGISEKEKSMLILKQENKTLLERLKDAEKSLHQNKSFLSKLENDCKNLNQEIVSLGERIKILEDDKCLLQEELENVQETSYKVKNEREFLETELLNHIKKLDQTTDRLKATQIQNSLLVEQLENLKAEKCNTIREKEEQQHLARVFEEKLKTAQRDNHETKNKTKELQELLRGKQQEINQLQKDSIKYQEMILDLEKSVKLSHSESEKIEKDLNSAEGKLAKSNEELQKLTEKLYLQNISLYESKSEIERLANDNLRSKNELKKKENRISNQKREYESQLEFSLQQGETQAAFPPGAPQEKAEVIDIDNMDFIEINGRLAQRQEPTLLELMGTLSEERNRREAAEEALGLLEEQIKRLELIDSRPASEQCAFQVEEEERQPFIINASELTVVRKVKRGAISFRRWIRGQRLCRSQLLTCRAKSRYLFLSYLVVLHLFVFLRLTGIL is encoded by the exons ATCCACGTGTTTCAGAATATGAtcttggaaaaggaaaaagagctcATGGGAGTGGCCCAGAAACATGAGCAGGAACTCTTTAAGCTGGTTGCCAAATCAGATGCTAGTGCTGATCTAGAACAG CTACTGAAAGCCTTGAAACAGAAGCTACATGAAAAAGAAGAGGTTTTGCAAGGAAGGACACAGGTGATATTCATGTTGCAAAAAGAACTGGATGGAAAAGACAAGCAGCTAAAA GAAATTAATGAATACCTGAATCACCTTCAGTTAGAGAAAAACAACCTCCAGTCCAAACTAGATGCTGAAAAGCATATAATGCGAGCCCAGCTGAGAGACATGATGGAGAAACATGAGATTGAACTGCGAAAAGTCAGAGAGAAATATGATGCTGACATGCAGGAGATCCGAGAGAAGCATGAAACAGAGCTGCAGGAGAAAGACCAAACCCTGATTCAGCTTCAGAAGCAATTGGAACAATTAAGTTCCAGTGACAAAAGTAATTTGGATGTTGTAATGAAACAAACATTGGAGAACCTAGAAG CTCGAGTGAAACTAAAATCAGAAGAGGCCAGCAAATCTGAAGCTAAGTTCCTCAAGATGAAAGCTTTGTACAAATCCAGAATTACAAAGCTTGAAGATGAGCTTAAAAAT GCTACATCAACAAATAAGAGTGTAACTGCCTTGCATGACCGGATTTCAGAactggaacaggaaaaggaagagctGCAGTCTACACTACAAGCTTTTTCTGAACTTAAAGCTCAGAATG AACAATTGCTGGATAAGCTGGAAGTCTacgaacaacagcagcaaaaattgCAAGCAGACCTTGAACAAGTTACGAAGAGGGCAGCTTCGCAG GCTAGTGAATCTGATAGTGTGGATGAGCTGCAGACTCAGCTTTTGGAATGGCAAGAAATTGTAACTGAGTCTGAAGATGCACACAATCAAATCAGAGAGGAGAAATCTGCTATGGCTCTAAGAATGTCACAAattgaagaagagagagaagg ACTGATTGAGGATGACTGGTTCTTTCCTGGCTGCTCTGATCCAGCCATAGTCTCAGGGCAGCAGGAGTTGGAGGAGGAACTGGCCGCAGGTCAAGGGATTGGAAGAATGCAGCCAGAGGGAAGGATGACTGCCCAGTCGAGCAGGAAACTCCAG GATGACTATGGCTTTGATGGAAAACATTGCTATGAAGAGCTGAATATCACCATGGATAGTACAGATTCAGCTGAAGGAGAGAACATGGGAG GTTTGCGGACTGTAGTGGAAGAATTAGAATTGGAAAGAAATCAGTTGCAAGAACAAATTCTCTTCTTGGAGGAACGTTGCCGGGACTTGGAAGATAGATTGCAGCTCCAGAGCAGACTGGAAGCTCTTCAG GTGACATTTGGTGTAGAGGAAGAAGGGCAGCTATTGAGGGCTGTACAG AATGAAAATGACCGTTTACAGTCCCAGCTTACACAGCTGCGCAACCAGCAAGCACGTGATGCAGAAAAACACCAAGTTCTTGTTTCCAGTTTGAATGAACAACTGAAAGG ATTAAATGAAAGAAATGGCTTGCTTGAAACTTTGCTTGGGGAAAAGGAGCAGAAACTTTCAAGTACAAATGAAAAGCTAGAACAGGCAGAAGACATGAGAAAGTCAATTCATGAGAGAGACCTTCTAAACAAAGAACTAAGTGAAAAGCTTTTGCAGAGGGAACAAAAG CTGGAAGATGTCCTGAAGAAGTGCAGCGCTTATGGAGAAGAGTGTGCAGAACAGAAAGCAGTTATTACTGTACTAACAGAAAAAATAACTGCCTTTCaagaaaag acCATGAAACAGGATGCTGCCATAGAATTAATGCAACTGGATCTTGAGCAGACAAATGAAGAACTTGATAGATTAAACACAAGTCATTTAGAAGAGAGGTCTCAACTAATTCATGACCTCCAGAGGCGTGAAAGAGAATTTGACAACCTCAGAGAGGTTTTAGCTGAGAAAGACAAAGAAATTTCTTCTATTACTTCAAATATAAATGTGTATTCTGAGCAGATTAATATTCTGAAATGCCAGATCAAGTGCAAAGAGGATGAAATGCGAGACATGGAAGAAGCACTGTCCAAGGCTGAAAGGGGAGCCCAGTTGCTGACAGATGTACAAACCGAAGATGTGAACAATGCAGGCAGAAAGCTTTCGGAACTTTCTGAGCAGTTAAGTGCAATAAAAtcagaactggcagaggtgaaaATTGAAAACATGACTAAAACCAAAGAAAATGAAGAATTTGTTAGGCAAATCAAAGAGACAAGCCAAACGGTTAAAGATCTTCATTCTGCAATCAAGACTCGTGATGTTACTTACAACAACAAACTCATGGAGTGTGAGTCACAAATTAAGTTGCTTAAAGAACAAATAAGTAAATCAGCTAAAAAATTgcaagaaacagaaataaaatgtaaGGAGGAAACAGACCATCTTAAATCCCAGATCGATGAACATATCTCTGCAAAGGAGAAATTGAACAAattactaaaagaaaaagaaaacaaagaacaaagTTTTATGAGTGAGATGAAATCAGTGAAAGATTCTCACAACCAGCTTACTTTAGAAAATGCTAAAAAAGATGAAGATTTAGCTAATTTATCCAGACAACTTGCTGAGCATACTGAGCATCTAGAAATTGTCAAAAAGTCACTGCAAGAAAAAGCAGAAATCATAATATGCCTAAAAGACAAGCTTAAAGTTGCCGAGCagcaaaatgaaaaggaaaagctTAAGTTAGTTGGAGAACTGAATACCAAGGAAATGCAGTGGAGGGATGTTAATAATGAGCTGCATGAAAAACATGAAATAATTAATAAGATGGAGACCGAAAGACAAACTGCCATCATGACTAACAAGCAGTTACAAGCAGCTCTTgagcagaaagaaaaagattttgcAGATCAGCTTAAAGCCAGTGAAAATCTTAGAAATGAGATACATACTTTGGAGAAAGAGAAGCAACAGCTGATTAGTGAGAACGAGAGTTTGTCAAAATTACTGGATGTTAAAGAGTGTGAACTGTTGATGCGTGCTCAATCCATGGCTGAGTTGGAGAGTAAGATGTGTGCCAATGCCACAGAACACCAGAAAATGCTTTCAGAGGTCAGCCACGATAAAGAGACTTTAAGAAGGAAAGTTGAAGAACTCTCAGGCCTTGTAAagcaaaaagaaaattcaattgCAGAGCAGTTACTGGGGAAAGAGAAACAGTGTGGCATATTAGCTGATGAgctttccagaagcagagagatAACAAAGGAATTAGAGAAAGAAAATCAGTCTTATATCACTCAGTTAAAGGATGAGCAGCAAAACAAAGCATTGCTTTTGTCAGAGTATGATAAGGTGGTCCAACAGCTCagtcaggaggaggaaaaaacctCATCATTACAGATACAGGTTAAAGACTTAGAAAAGGagcttaaaataaaaagcagatctATTGAAGAAAAAACTGAGCATGGTGATGCATTACTTAAGCaagtaaaagaaaaacaagctaTCGTGACTGTGTTAGAAAAAGAAGTAGAAAAGCTTAAATGTGATAACATAAAGCTATCTCAACAGCTTGAAGAAAAAGACTATACTCTATTATTGAAAGGGGTGGAGTTTGAGGATCTTTGCAGGCAGATTTCACAAAAAACAGAAGAGTGTACTATATTAAATGATCAGCTAGCACTATTAGTCAAAGAAGTGGATGTTTTGAAACATGAAAAAGATAGTGCTTTGGCTGTTTGCAGTGCTAAGTCAAATGAATGTGATGCTTTTCAGCATCAGTTAACACAACATCAGTCTGAAATTGTGTCCACAAAACATGAAGCTCATATGCTGAAATTagaaaatgaaaaattgaaaGCAGATATAGAAATAGCCAGTGCTACATTAATGAAAAATTGTGAAGGACTAGTGCCCTTGAGTGCACAATTATCTCAGAAAActaataatattttagtttttatgGACCAAATTGATACCTTAGTTAGTGAAATGAAAACACTAAAAAGCAGTTTTTGTGATAAAGAGGCTCTTCTTTCCCAGAGGGAAGTTTTGATTCaggaaatgaaagaaaacaaagatgtaGGTGAAAAGCATAATTTGCAAATTATTTCAGATTTGCAAAGCCAAGTACAGGTTCTAGATAGTGAAGTTAGTCAACTTACACAGGAAGTGCAAGAGAAAGAGAATAAATTGAAGAAACAAGATCAAGAGTTAAAATTACTTAAAAGTAAATCTGATGAGTCTAATTTTCTTAGAGTTCAACTGTCTGAGAATATGGAAATAATTTCTGATCTCCAGAGTCAACTTAAAAATATGATAGAAAACAATGAAGTATTAAACAAATCAATtacagagaaaaacaactttttaaaacaaaaggagAAGGAATGTGTTAATTTACAAACATGTATTTCTGAGACTTCCTCTGTGCAGCATAAACTTGTACAGTCGTTGACCTCTGAAGCAGAAAGATTAAAAGCAATCATTTTGGAGAAGGAGTTAGCAGTGAATAACATTTCAGTGATTAACAATGAACTGAAGGCTGAACTTCAAGATAAAAAGAATGAATGTGAGACTTTGAAGAAGCAAGCTACCAATGCAGAAGAATCAAATATTTGTTTGAAAAAGGAAATAAGTGATcagaataaattaataaatgacattAGCCAAGTGCTAGCAGAAAAAGAGGCTTCTGTTTTGGATCCTACTAATCTTGTGAAAACCCTAAGAGGGgaactaaaaataaatgaagaaatgtCACAGTTAATTTCTCAACTTCATAGTCAAAGAAATGAACTGAACCAAGAAAATCAAAAGTTAAAAGAACTAGCcgaggaaaaagaaaacattttcttaacTTTGCAGGGAAAATTTGATGCTCTGTATGAACAGAAAAATGAACTCTCTGCTTCCCTGACTAAAAAAGAAGAGATTATCACTGGCTTTCTTAAAGATATCGGTGTTCAACTAGCAGAAAGCAATGTTCAGGCTCTTACCAACGATACTGAGCTACTTAGAGGAGAACTAGAAAAAAGTGCTGCTACAATAAAAAAGCTTTTGCAAGAGAAGGATGGAAGCATTGCCAGTAGCCAGATGAAAATTGACACTTTGATAGTAGAAATTGAATCTGCAAAATCAGAGCACCATAAAGCATTAGAACAAGTTGAGCTGTGGAAGCAAAatattcaagagagagagagagctctacaGGTTGTACAGGAAAAATGCACTGAACAGGCTAATCATATTGAATATTTAAAGTCTGAGGTCATAGAAAAATTGCAACAACAAATAGATTCTTTAATAAATGATAAGGCTATTTTACAAGAGAACTTTGATAAACTGAATCTGGAAAACAAAAACTTGCTTAAGTACCAGAAGAATTTAGAGAAAAAATCTAAAGAGCTAAAAGAACTTCATGAAAAATTAGAAGCCAGTGAGAATGAATTGCAAATGCACCAAGATGCTGTCGCTTTGCAGCTGGCGAATAAGAAAGAGCAGATGCAGTTACAGGTTAGTACAAAGAGTGAAGAAGTTGATGAATTGAAGTTTAAGGTTGAAAAGCTAGAGCAAAATCTCCTTGAGTCAGAGAACAGATGGGTAGCAGAACTTGCGAgggcaactcagcaaaataacgTTAATCTTGAGCAACTGAGTAATTTAGAAAGGAATCTGAAATCAAAAGAGGATCAAATTCAATCTTTGCATCAAGAACAGGACATTATTCAAACAGAGTTGTCCAAACATCTTTCTGCATTGTCAGGTAGTAAGTACTTCCTCAAAGACAGTGACAGTGATGCTGGTCAGCAAGTAGCTAAGACTGTATTGGAAAAATTCTCTACTGTGATAGATACTATTATCAGCAAAGAAGCTGAAGCAATGGCACTGCAGCAGACTATtttagagagagaagaagaagtacaTCACCTGAATAATCAGCTAGAAAGCATGTTGTCCttgaaggaagagaaagagttGATGCAGAATgactttaaaaaggcaaaagcTGCTGACCAATCTGAGATTGAATATCTCTTAAATGAACTGAGTACTGCTAAGGATGAATTATGTAGGCAGCAATCTGTCTGTGAAGAAAAGGACATTGCATTATCAAACATGAGGAAGGATGTTGTTTTCCTCCATGAGAAGATAGATAAATTAGAAAAAGAGCTTGAAAGTAGTTGCAAGACACTGAACAGTGAATGTCAAAAAGCAGcaaaacttttagaagaaataGAGCATAAAAATCAGATAATAGAAAACTTTAGTTCCCAAACTAACCAACAGAAGGATTTAATTACTTCTCTAAGCCAGCagttaaaagaaaaggattgcTCAGTTACTCAAGTCATGGAATCCATGTCTAATGAAATGGTAAAATTCTCTGAGGAAAAAAATGTGCTTGCTATTGAATTGCAACAACTAGAAGCCATAAGGAAGAGCATGACAGAAGAGGTAAGTACATTATCACAGCAGGTAGAAGAATATAAGAAAGAACTTGAACTCAGTCAAGTTGTGTTGACCAACAAAGAAGCTACCATAAAAGACTTGGTGAGTGAGAAGGCGCAGCTAAATATTactttggaaaaaataaataaagaaaaggaaaatctgAAAAAGAAGCTTCAGGCATCTTTGCTAGTAAGAAAGGACTTAAttcagaaaaatgagaagcttAATAAAAAGACAGAATATTTTCGGGAGCAAATTAATGACTTAGTAAAACAGGTTGAAAATACTGAGGCTCACAACAAAGATCTCGAATCCCAACTTGAAGGACTGAAGACACAATTGTTAGAAAAAGATGTGAAGATAAATGACACAAGTCAAACCTTATCAGCCAAGGCAGAACACTTGGAGCAGCTGGAGAAAGCAGTTACAGAATTCAAAGCTACTATAGCTGAACAAAAAAGTATGTCTGATAAGAACTTGATCTATCTACAAGAGAAGGATTGTCTGCTTGCACAAATGCAGTCTGTgctgaatgagagagagaaaatccatcGAGAGGAACGTTCACAACTTTTCTTAACCATAGAAAATCTCAAAGGTGAAATAGCAAAGAGAGATGAAACATTCGAGAAAACGAATGGGTCAGAAGCTACCCTAAATACCGAAAGTTCCTGTAGTAACAATACACACCAACCTAATGAAATTAATCCAGTCACTGAGCTGCAGAAAGACAAGGAAATCCTGCAAAAGAAACTTAAGGCACTGCTTGTGGTCCGCAAAGAAAGCACTAAACAAATTCAGAAACAAAAAGAAGAGCATGCTAAGCTGCTACGAGATTTTAATGAACTAACAAAAGACTTTGAgctcattaaaaaagaaaagaaagcactccAAGAGATTCATCAGAGAAAGTGTGAAGAAGTTGACTctaatttattgcttttatacTCTCTGCAGAAAAGGTTGGACACTGATACATCTCTTAGGCACAGTGAAAATGCTCAGCAGAAAACATTAGAGTCTGGGGAGCTAAATGTGAAGGGTGATGTCAGGGTTGGAAAATCAGGAAAGATGGTAAGTATGATGACAATGGAAGAGTCTGAGATGGCGAAACTTCATGATAACTATGCTAGACttatggaagaaaaagaaaagcttaagGAAGAGTTAAAAGAGAAGTCACTTGAACTTGGTAGTGTACAGCAAGAAGCAGTAAAACTGAAGATCTCTGTTGAGCAACAGGAACAGCAGTATAAACAAGAGAGAGACAATATGTTGATTGAACAAGGTCTGCTTAAGCAACAACTAGAATCTCATAAAAATGAATTGCAAGCTGTTAAAACTATGGTTGAAACTATGAATAATGAAAAAAGTAAACTCCACAAACAACATGAAGATCACCTATCAAGTCTGAAAGAAACTGATAAACATCCCAGTGAAGAAAACAAGCAACTATTGATGGAATTCAATATGCTGCGTGAGAAGGTTTTGCCAGTTTCtagtgcatacaaaaatgtggcaGGTGTAAGGGAGGACACAAAAACTGTGTGGCCGCATTCTGATAATGTGCCGGAGAACAGTGTTCAAGGCCCAGACTTCTGTAGTTCATTGGATGATGTCACTTACACAGAAAGAGAATTGCTAGATGTCACTAATACAGGAATAAAAACATCAACTGAAAGAATAGGTGATCAAGATCCCCTACCAACAGAAATGTCTCGGGAACAGATAGAAGAAAATGTAAATGGCAGAAGCTATCAACCTCAACTGCAGAAGTATGATGCTGAAGAGAAAAACAGGGAACGTCTCCAAAGAAAGCTCCAAGCTGCTTTAATATCACGTAAAGAAGCATTGAAGGAAAACAAAACTCTTAAAGATCAAATGGAGTTACTAGTTTTGGAAAACAAAGAGTTGATTAGTAAGGTTCACACCTATGGACAGCTGATGTCTGAGTTGGATAGAGAAAAACAAAACTTGAGTACTGCACTGTATAAAGAGGAGACTCTTGTGGCAGAAAATGCTAGATTATTAATTGAAAATGAAAACCTAACTGCTGCTTGTGAGAGTCTGAAGTCTACCATGCAGACCATAGGGCAAGAGAAGGAAGCTTTTTCTTTTCAATTGAATTCCTTAAAAGATTCTCAGACAGTTGAATTAACAGGTTGGAAAGCTAAACACAGTGAATTAAAGCAAGAGTATGAATCTCTGCTTCAGGCCTATGAGAATATTAGTAGTAAAATAGCAGAAATGAGGCACATTATTGATGTCActagaaaagaaaagcaggaagcTCTTCACAGAGTAAATGAGAGAGAATCTGATACACATAAACTGAAGGAGCTGCTTCAGAAAGCAGCTGATGAAAGTGTACAAGTAAAGGAACAACTGAAACAGCTGACTGAATCTAAACAGAAGGAAATAAGTGAACTAAAGATTGCAGCTGAAAAGCAAGCATCTGAGCACAAGTTGTGCTTGGAAGACTATCAAAGAAAAATTGATGAATCTGTGCTTCAGAGCAAGCAGCTAATGGAGGAAAATAAGCAATTAAAGGAAGTTTCTGAGATTTTAAAGCAAACCTTGGAAaaaacagagaaggaaaatgagGAGCTTTCTAAGGATTTTAGTCTAACAAAATCTGCTCTCAGGGACCTCCAAACACGGTTGGAATTGAACAAGTCTGATGTACAGTCCAAGATAAGTGATTCCCTCTGTGAAAGAGAGTCATTATTAAAACACATTCATTTGTTAAATGAGGGGAtttcagaaaaagagaaaagcatgCTGATCTTAAAGCAAGAGAACAAAACTTTGTTAGAAAGGTTGAAAGATGCTGAAAAATCTCTGCATCAGAATAAAAGCTTTTTATCAAAGTTGGAAAATGATTGTAAAAATCTTAATCAGGAAATAGTCAGTCTTGGTGAAAGAATTAAAATATTAGAGGATGATAAATGTCTCTTACAAGAAGAATTAGAAAATGTTCAAGAAACATCTTACAAAGTAAAAAATGAGAGAGAATTTTTGGAGACCGAGTTGCTCAACCACATCAAAAAATTGGATCAAACAACAGATAGACTGAAAGCCACACAGATACAAAACAGCCTCCTTGTAGAGCAGTTGGAAAATTTGAAAGCAGAGAAATGCAACAcaataagagaaaaagaagagcagCAGCATCTGGCCAGAGTATTTGAAGAAAAGCTGAAAACTGCTCAGAGAGACAATCATGAGACAAAGAACAAAACTAAAGAGTTACAAGAACTTTTGAGGGGAAAACAACAGGAGATCAACCAGTTGCAAAAGGATTCTATTAAATACCAGGAGATGATACTGGACTTGGAAAAATCTGTGAAATTGTCACATTCAGAAAGTGAAAAAATTGAGAAAGATTTAAACAGTGCAGAAGGAAAGCTCGCCAAATCAAATGAAGAGCTGCAGAAGCTAACTGAAAAACTATATTTACAGAATATTTCACTGTATGAGTCAAAATCTGAAATAGAGCGACTTGCAAATGACAACCTACGTAGTAAAAAtgaacttaaaaagaaagaaaacagaatatcAAATCAAAAGAGAGAATATGAGAGCCAGTTGGAGTTCAGCCTTCAGCAG GGTGAGACTCAAGCAGCATTTCCTCCAGGAGCTCCTCAAGAAAAAGCTGAAGTCATTGACATAGACAACATGGacttcattgaaatcaatggaag GCTTGCACAGAGGCAAGAACCAACCTTATTGGAATTAATGGGGACTCTCTCAGAAGAGAGGAATAGACGGGAAGCTGCGGAAGAGGCCCTCGGGCTCTTGGAAGAACAAATTAAAAG gcttgAACTGATTGATTCCAGGCCAGCATCTGAACAATGTGCTTTTCAGGTAGAAGAAGAGGAAAGGCAACCTTTCATCATCAATGCTAGCGAACTTACAGTAGTACGAAAG GTAAAAAGAGGAGCCATTTCTTTCAGGAGATGGATTCGGGGACAAAGACTTTGCCGCTCCCAATTGCTGACTTGCAGGGCAAAATCTCGCTATTTATTTCTCAGTTACTTAGTTGTCCTGcatctttttgttttcttgcgTCTCACAGGCATCTTATAA